From the Pleurodeles waltl isolate 20211129_DDA chromosome 6, aPleWal1.hap1.20221129, whole genome shotgun sequence genome, the window ATCTATGGCTGTATGACACAATATCAACTACAGAATTCATCATGCCACAATAATTTGTAGCAAAAATACTGACAAACAAAATATTTTGACAGTAAGCATACATGGATAAGCATAGATGTACTAAtcttaacttcacatctacgtaccttgataaTATTTATATAAGTCATCAAGGTACACAGATATAGATTTAAGTAAAGTAAACCTTACCTATATATTCTTACCTTGTCCATATTTTGCTTCTCAATATGTTTGCTAAGATACTTCTGTAGCACAGTATTTAAAACTCAAAATTATGGTACAACCCCCACCCctagaaatatatataaatgtagatGCTCTCCTATTAGCATTATACTTTCAGAATAAGGATATGCTTAAATGAATTGGTAGGTGTCCTCTTCTCAGCTTCTATTTAGTAAACGTTACCTCTCTTTTGAGTGAAATAATGCCTACATGAGTACATTGAGGGTTCTTCAAGGCTACTATCTCCATTAGGGTtaatgttttcaaatgtatttccAGTTTTTACATAGTGTTTTGATTTGTCACccaggtgatatttttgtaaaaatgcattactattctttaaataaatgtaatcTGCGAGCAATCAGTTCAGAGTCTGAAGGGTGTCAATCCTGTGCCTAAGAGTAACCTAGCAAACTAGGTATTCTACAAAGATAACGAATCTCTGATGAGTTGTTTaatatgttattgtgtgtgttttctgaTGCCTATTAAAATTCTTTTTCCAGCTAAACGTTTTCTTACATTCGGTACATTGATATGGTCTCTCTCCTGTGTGGATTCGTATGTGTTCATTAAGATGGTACTTTCGACTAAATCTTTTTTCGCAAGCTGAACAATGATAAGGTCTTTCTCCTGAATGTGTCCTCTGGTGCCGAGTAAGATGCTGGTTTGTTTTGAAAAATATCCCACATTCAGGACAGGCATGTCCTCTAACATTAATATGTGTATTTTGTtgatttgatgaaaaatgcacactTGACAGATTACTTTCAAAATCATTGTAAGTTTGGGATCCTTCCATGTCAGTGATTCCTCGGCAGAGTTCAAAAAACTCTGGGTCCATCAAACCACTTTCACATTGAGTAGCTATCTCTGCTCCAAGTTTCTGGTTACTTTCAGGCCACAGATCACTTTTAGAGTTTCCTCCATTTTCAGTTCCCTTGATATCATTTAATTTCTCTTTTTCCTGCAAAGCTTTGAAGGTTGTTGTGTTCTCAGCATATACTCCAGTgtagccaatgttttttttcctgttcctacTTTCATCACCTGTTGGAGCACATAAATAAAAGAGATGTTACCAAAAGTATATATTTAAAATTGGGAAGTGCAGACTATTTTAGGCCAGCTGTGAGAGTTCACAGTTggttaaaaaacataattaaaagttGTTTGAAAAAGCAGTGCATATAAAAtatagcacacaaaaggaaaactaCAGAAAGCAAGTAAACAAATCCAAATATTATGGCACTAATTCCACATTTAGAGGAATTACCAGTAGGTAACACTGCTAAGGTAAATACAGATATCATGAGTAACAAACTGGGTTATTCATTGAGAGGGATGGAAGGGCaccctcaggcaacaaccacaactaTTGTCGGGGTGAACCACAGAagcctctaaattaacctgtgcttaacccttctgtagcttggtacaaagcagtcaggcttcacttagaggaatgtgaaaagtatttatgcagctcacaaacagtaataaagtgaaaaaaccaaCAAAAGTAAAATCTCAtatcaatttagaaacatagagtacattATAATAAACAAAATGAGCCCAGAaggacaacaatccaatcagtggaCCTGGAGGTACtgaattccaaatttttcagttaatatagagcctaaaagcacaaaatCTCTCATGGTCCTCTGGTCATGCTAAAATGTCACAAGctaaggccaaccacaatggagcgcgggtcagatacaggggccaggttagtccagctgaaaaagttacctagaCAAAGTTCGGCCCAAAGAGTTCTGTTTGCggtggaggaggccacaaggagcagCAAGATAATCGCAGCAGGTTGTCGCTGTAGTGGGAAGAGCAGGATGAGCATTTTGGATGGTCGTCGCTGTAGTGTGAAGATCCGGTCGGGCGTTGCAAATGGTCTCTGCTGGAGCTGGCAGTCACCGTGGGCAGTCATTGTTGTAGGCTGAAGTGCAGACCCTGCACTGCTGGTCATTGCTGGTGGTCGCTGTAGCATAAAGGGTCAAGTTCACTTCATGATGTCAGTCGTTTCAGCACAAAACAGTAAGATCTCTGATTTCTTCTCAGGAAGAGCTCAGCTAATGCCGGAGAAGTGTCCAGCACCTGAAAaggcacttcttggggatcaggaactcactctagcaAAAACAAGCACGGCTCAGGGAGGTCAGggtcagcaggtcagctgggcagttgtagggaggcctctggagtgcactgtgtcactgtagctcaaccttgaggtcagccaactgacccttggagtcactcagtctGGGATGAAAAAGCAGGTCCCGTCTACCTTCGCAGAGAGAAGGGCAATCCTCTGGtaccagcagggcaggcctctggtgGCAGGGCAGACTGTTTTCTGTAATGTCTACTgttccaggagtgtactgatgagtggctcaggaggtctaatatttatacctggtgccagcctttgtgtgtggcGTGAAAACCCTCTCCTACCCTCACATCTGGATCTGGAGAgttcctcccttcccttgtcaaggtTCCAAGAAATCTGGGATGTTAAAATGATGGTGTCAGGGTCCttggtgtgtgctggaggcaagccctttaaAGTATAAATGGGGAAAAGCATAGCTCTGAGAACTACAGCCTCATCCATAAAAAGAAATGCTTATGTGGGTATATGCACAATGCTTAGTCAAATTACTTCATAACCATCACATTGCACTCTGCAGCAGTGGTTAGTTACATAGGAGATAAACTCAGGGATGCACTTGGTGTCAGTGAGAATTGGTCTTAATATGCCCATGTAGAATTGGATGGTATCCTGAACACGCTAGCAGGATGGTAGGGCTTCAGAGTAGGGAAGCATGATTTTTATTGGCAGACCAATTAGGTGGCAGAATATTCGACCGATCTTCAGCACCTAACTGGGGAGCAGTGTTTAATGTaatattatgtttttttatgttagGATTTCTTGCATAGAGTAAAATATCACTCCTGGAGGAGTATCCCAGTGTTATGGCAATCCAAAAGGTGTTAAATTTCGTAAAGAGACCTATCCAGGGCCCCCTACTAGAAAAGCCATGTCTTAGGGAGTATTACGTTTCTTACAGGAGTGGATGGTAAACTGTAGTTTATTCCAGTGCAAAGGGGCCAAATATGAAAAAAGTGGCTAACACTCCTGACTGATAAATTCAACAAGAGTGCACGAGGGCATTTACATTTTCCAGTTATGCACGACAAATAAAAGCATCAGGTGTATGCAAATCAAGAAGTAAGATGCACAAACCACACAGGAAGACTAACACTTCAAAACCAACACCAAGCAACAACCCTAATGTCTTGAAAGTAATCAGATGGAACATCATCCAATGCTTTCATTACCACACAAAAATCTGCGTAGAGAGAGATAATGGTCAACAGTAGAGTATATTGAATCAATAGtcagaaaattaaagaaaaaaaaaacttggttTCCCTGCTACACAAAGCAAAATACCACACACCCGCGTTTTACAAAGGCCTGGACTTGCTTCACATTTGTTGTTGTTTAACTagtattgtttattttttcaagtgaaaacaaaatatgaaaatcaATGTTATCCATAAATGAGTGCCTACTGTAAAATTAGAATGCAAGTATGGAAACGCCTTCCTTTTCATCCCATTAATAAACCATTGGTTGTTAATTGTTTGCATCCAAAGTGCATTTAGTGGAATGTTAACGGTTCACGTTAAGAGTTAGCATACAGCATGGTTTTCATCCATTGGCAACTGACCAGTTTATTATTAAGAGTTTGAATCAACTGACACTGctaaggcagaagggctataaggcgattagaacattccacccagcaAAGGTgggatgttctaaattaaaaagtgatAAACATACAGACAAACATTTGAATATTGGAGCAGaaagcttataccagccattataagctcGGAGCTACTCCTTTGCCTTCAATGGagatctcaacattccaatgttctagtaAGGCCTTATATCCCACCATACAGGCTacaccggctattaaaggcccactccagcattaaaggcctgcGCTGAAGTCAAGGGCCTTTAACAATGGAACAGGCTTTTAATGGTTGGTATAGCCCACTATGGTTCTCAGAAACATTCCGCCCATTGAGGGCAGAATGTCCTAATTATAAAACAAAGGCCTCTCTGAGCTCAAGGGGTTGAAATCCCCGAGGCTTGAAGCCTTTGTTTCACAGCTGTTGGCTGGGATTGTTCAACAGCTAACAGCA encodes:
- the LOC138300144 gene encoding zinc finger protein 84-like — translated: MFQHGTNEVSQILHEVALNEERVFAEEYQLHLYEKPRETSGYPAAQGDESRNRKKNIGYTGVYAENTTTFKALQEKEKLNDIKGTENGGNSKSDLWPESNQKLGAEIATQCESGLMDPEFFELCRGITDMEGSQTYNDFESNLSSVHFSSNQQNTHINVRGHACPECGIFFKTNQHLTRHQRTHSGERPYHCSACEKRFSRKYHLNEHIRIHTGERPYQCTECKKTFSWKKNFNRHQKTHTITY